A single region of the Streptomyces sp. NBC_00425 genome encodes:
- a CDS encoding ice-binding family protein: MAVVANSSRSPGKIRILHRLKTRLSLLPGVALLATATVALTSGVAHAAEAPVELGTAKSYSVLAGSTITNTGPTVINGDVGLSPGSSVTGFSSSTPSGPGQIFGDLHVADAEAAQAKTDLTTAYNDAAGRGPGAAITADLGGQVLVPGVYTASTSMGLTGALTLNAKGDPNAVFIFQAGSTLTTASASSVILVNGAQPCNVFWKVGSSATLGTNSTFVGTIMADQSITVTTGTKIQGRALARIGAVSLDDNVITTPICATGPTGPTGPTGPTGPTGPAGPAGPAGPAGPAGPAGPAGPKGDTGPAGPTGDTGPAGPQGPEGSQGPAGPAGSTGDTGPAGPAGPKGDTGPAGPTGDTGPAGPQGPEGSQGPAGPTGSTGDTGPAGPAGPKGDTGPAGPQGPKGPKGDTGPAGPKGPKGDTGPVGPKGPKGPKGPQGPAGPGGEGDHGHHNQHGDHGDHGDHKPDCQEHQGKQPWRHDGKRVSLTSPAVCRD, translated from the coding sequence ATGGCAGTGGTTGCCAACTCGTCCCGTTCGCCAGGCAAAATCCGCATACTCCATCGCCTCAAGACACGTCTTTCACTCTTGCCCGGTGTAGCGCTGTTGGCCACGGCCACGGTCGCGCTCACTTCAGGCGTCGCGCACGCCGCAGAAGCCCCCGTCGAACTGGGGACGGCCAAGAGTTACTCGGTCCTGGCCGGTTCCACGATCACCAACACCGGCCCCACCGTCATCAACGGCGACGTGGGACTGAGTCCGGGCTCTTCGGTGACGGGCTTCTCATCGTCGACGCCCTCCGGCCCCGGGCAGATCTTCGGCGACCTGCATGTGGCCGACGCCGAGGCCGCTCAGGCAAAGACGGATCTGACCACCGCCTACAACGATGCGGCCGGCCGAGGCCCTGGAGCCGCTATCACGGCCGATCTCGGCGGACAGGTATTGGTCCCCGGCGTCTACACGGCCTCGACGTCAATGGGACTCACCGGAGCACTCACCCTCAACGCCAAGGGTGACCCCAACGCCGTCTTCATCTTCCAGGCCGGATCGACACTGACCACCGCTTCGGCCAGCAGCGTCATCCTCGTCAACGGTGCACAGCCCTGCAACGTGTTCTGGAAGGTGGGCAGCTCCGCTACTCTCGGGACCAATTCCACCTTCGTGGGCACCATCATGGCCGACCAGTCGATCACGGTGACAACGGGCACCAAGATCCAGGGCCGTGCCCTTGCGAGGATCGGCGCGGTATCGCTGGACGACAACGTCATCACAACGCCGATCTGCGCGACTGGCCCCACCGGGCCCACCGGGCCCACCGGGCCCACGGGGCCCACGGGTCCCGCCGGACCTGCCGGACCCGCCGGACCTGCCGGACCTGCCGGACCTGCCGGACCTGCCGGACCCAAGGGGGACACCGGACCTGCCGGACCCACGGGAGACACCGGACCTGCCGGACCTCAAGGTCCTGAAGGGTCCCAAGGACCCGCCGGACCTGCTGGATCCACGGGGGACACCGGACCTGCCGGACCTGCCGGACCCAAGGGGGACACCGGACCTGCCGGACCCACGGGAGACACCGGACCTGCCGGGCCTCAAGGTCCTGAAGGGTCCCAGGGACCCGCCGGACCTACTGGATCCACGGGGGACACCGGACCTGCCGGACCTGCCGGACCCAAGGGGGACACCGGACCTGCCGGACCTCAAGGCCCTAAGGGTCCCAAGGGGGACACCGGACCTGCCGGCCCTAAGGGCCCTAAGGGGGACACGGGCCCTGTCGGTCCTAAGGGCCCTAAAGGCCCTAAAGGACCCCAGGGTCCTGCGGGACCTGGCGGTGAAGGTGATCACGGGCACCACAACCAGCACGGCGACCACGGCGACCACGGCGACCACAAGCCCGACTGCCAAGAGCACCAAGGCAAACAGCCCTGGCGGCACGACGGGAAGCGCGTGTCGCTGACGTCCCCGGCGGTGTGCAGGGACTAA
- a CDS encoding LAETG motif-containing sortase-dependent surface protein: MSRSSHAAMAARGIGTLAAAAALAIGGAHAALACSIGDFSAVAVCDAGGHGVIRVTDKDASGTPARIDLYLQLNQPINNQRLIETKTLARPTARGATVDFVPESWYAGETFRIHVKAGNLVDDDVQPLVVVQEDTCAPAGPSASSSASVSASASPSASASAPDSASSSASAAPSDEASSESSASAAPVTAVSPAGGGVRLAETGGGGGTTVIAGTAAGLVVVGGGIVLALRRRAAVQGQRSGG; encoded by the coding sequence GTGTCTCGTTCATCCCACGCCGCCATGGCTGCCCGCGGCATAGGCACTCTCGCGGCCGCGGCCGCTCTCGCCATCGGCGGCGCGCACGCGGCGCTCGCGTGCAGCATCGGTGACTTCTCCGCCGTGGCCGTCTGCGACGCGGGCGGCCACGGCGTCATCCGCGTCACCGACAAGGACGCCTCGGGCACGCCGGCCCGCATCGACCTGTACCTCCAGCTGAATCAGCCGATCAACAACCAGCGGCTCATCGAGACCAAGACCCTCGCCCGCCCGACCGCCCGAGGCGCCACCGTCGACTTCGTTCCCGAATCCTGGTACGCCGGGGAGACGTTCCGGATCCATGTGAAGGCGGGCAACCTGGTCGACGACGACGTCCAGCCCCTGGTCGTCGTGCAGGAGGACACCTGTGCGCCGGCCGGTCCATCGGCGTCGTCCTCGGCGTCCGTGTCGGCCTCGGCGTCGCCCTCCGCATCTGCGTCGGCTCCGGACTCGGCGTCGTCCTCGGCGTCCGCCGCGCCGTCCGACGAGGCGTCCTCGGAGTCCTCGGCCTCGGCCGCTCCCGTGACCGCCGTGTCGCCGGCCGGCGGCGGCGTCCGGCTCGCCGAGACCGGTGGGGGCGGTGGGACCACGGTGATCGCCGGTACCGCTGCGGGGCTCGTCGTGGTCGGCGGTGGCATCGTCCTCGCGCTGCGCCGGCGGGCGGCCGTCCAGGGGCAGCGCTCCGGAGGCTGA
- a CDS encoding bifunctional DNA primase/polymerase has translation MATTDRFPRQATTLALAHALSAAERGLAVIPLSRTKLPALRSPHRDEHRAEHRAERGAEHHAERRDERRDEHRDGPADGPAAPPCHGECGRPGHGVYDATTDPARIRELFAAAPWATGYGIACGLPPHHLVGVDLDTKSGTDSTSALRELALRHLFTIPPTVVVLTPSGGRHLWLTGPPDVVVPNSAGRLAPGIDIRGAGGYLVGPGSRTAHGVYAADPGSAHLPPAPCPPSLLRLLVPPPRAARPGRQSPAGGAHGRGLIQFVLAAHEGQRNTRLFWAACRAHENGIGTELTEDLVTAAVHTGLTAREARGTIASAARMTAHRPAP, from the coding sequence ATGGCCACTACCGACCGGTTCCCCCGGCAGGCCACCACGCTGGCCCTCGCCCACGCCCTGTCGGCCGCCGAACGCGGCCTGGCCGTCATCCCCCTGTCCAGGACCAAGCTCCCGGCCCTGCGCTCCCCTCACCGCGACGAACACCGTGCCGAGCATCGCGCCGAACGCGGTGCCGAGCATCATGCCGAACGCCGCGACGAACGCCGCGACGAGCATCGGGACGGCCCCGCGGACGGCCCCGCCGCCCCGCCCTGCCACGGGGAATGCGGCCGCCCCGGTCACGGCGTGTACGACGCCACCACCGACCCCGCCCGCATCCGCGAACTCTTCGCCGCCGCCCCCTGGGCCACCGGGTACGGCATCGCCTGCGGGCTGCCCCCGCACCATCTCGTCGGCGTCGACCTGGACACCAAGTCGGGCACGGACTCCACGTCGGCCCTGCGCGAACTGGCCCTGCGGCATCTCTTCACGATCCCGCCGACGGTCGTCGTCCTCACCCCGTCCGGCGGACGCCACCTCTGGCTCACCGGCCCGCCGGACGTCGTCGTCCCCAACTCGGCGGGCCGGCTCGCCCCCGGCATCGACATCCGCGGCGCCGGCGGCTACCTGGTCGGCCCCGGCTCCCGCACCGCCCACGGCGTCTACGCCGCCGACCCCGGCAGCGCCCACCTCCCGCCGGCGCCCTGCCCGCCCTCGCTGCTGCGTCTGCTGGTCCCTCCGCCGCGCGCCGCCCGCCCGGGCAGACAGAGCCCGGCGGGCGGCGCGCACGGCCGGGGGCTGATCCAGTTCGTCCTGGCCGCCCACGAGGGGCAGCGCAACACCCGGCTGTTCTGGGCGGCCTGCCGGGCCCACGAGAACGGCATCGGCACCGAACTGACCGAGGATCTCGTCACTGCGGCCGTCCACACCGGTCTGACGGCACGGGAGGCCCGGGGGACGATCGCGTCGGCCGCCCGGATGACGGCACACCGCCCCGCCCCGTGA
- a CDS encoding bifunctional MaoC family dehydratase N-terminal/OB-fold nucleic acid binding domain-containing protein has product MDDDDLHARLKAYEGRPAAVAGTGRDPVNAPMIRHWCEAMGDRNPAYTGPGAIAPPTMLQAWIMGGLSGHQGRAQAYDELLTLLDEAGCTAVVATDCEQEYLRPLRPGDEVAFDTVIESVSPRKTTKLGAGHFVTTRTDVRVAGTLVGTHRFRILKYAPAKRTPRPRERRPRPVVNRDNAGFWEGVRDRRFLIQRCAGCDTLRFPWLPGCNACGAAEWDVVEAGGEGTVFSYVVMHHPPFPAFSPPYAVGLIELAEGVRVVSDVVDVPYDKVRVGMPVELEFRTYDDELTLPVFRAREGAV; this is encoded by the coding sequence GTGGACGACGACGATCTGCACGCGCGGCTCAAGGCCTACGAGGGCCGCCCTGCCGCGGTCGCCGGCACCGGCCGGGACCCCGTCAACGCGCCCATGATCCGGCACTGGTGCGAGGCGATGGGCGACCGCAACCCCGCGTACACCGGCCCCGGCGCGATCGCCCCGCCCACCATGCTGCAGGCGTGGATCATGGGCGGCCTGAGCGGTCACCAGGGGCGCGCGCAGGCCTACGACGAGCTCCTCACCCTGCTCGACGAAGCGGGCTGCACCGCGGTGGTCGCCACCGACTGCGAGCAGGAGTATCTCCGTCCGCTGCGGCCGGGCGACGAGGTCGCCTTCGACACGGTGATCGAGTCGGTGTCGCCGCGCAAGACCACCAAGCTGGGCGCCGGGCACTTCGTCACGACCCGGACCGACGTGCGGGTGGCCGGGACGCTCGTCGGCACGCACCGCTTCCGCATCCTCAAGTACGCCCCGGCGAAGCGGACTCCGCGACCGCGCGAACGCCGCCCACGCCCCGTCGTGAACCGCGACAACGCCGGTTTCTGGGAGGGCGTCCGCGACCGCCGCTTCCTCATCCAGCGCTGCGCCGGCTGCGACACCCTCCGCTTCCCGTGGCTGCCCGGCTGCAACGCGTGCGGCGCGGCCGAGTGGGACGTCGTCGAGGCCGGCGGCGAGGGGACGGTCTTCTCGTACGTCGTGATGCACCACCCGCCCTTCCCTGCGTTCTCCCCGCCCTACGCGGTGGGGCTGATCGAGCTCGCCGAGGGCGTCCGGGTCGTCAGCGACGTGGTGGACGTCCCGTACGACAAGGTGCGGGTCGGCATGCCCGTGGAGCTCGAGTTCCGCACGTACGACGACGAGTTGACGCTGCCCGTGTTCCGCGCGCGGGAGGGAGCCGTATGA
- a CDS encoding MaoC/PaaZ C-terminal domain-containing protein: MKAGDVLPPLEIEVTRTLIVAGALASRDYQDVHHDPELARQKGSPDIFMNILTTNGLVGRYLTDRFGPTTVLRKVAIRLGAPNHPGDTMVLRGRVEEVDGDTVVVRVTGDNGVGRHVTGTVTLTVPAAGAR, translated from the coding sequence ATGAAGGCCGGTGACGTGCTGCCGCCGCTGGAGATCGAGGTCACCCGCACCCTGATCGTGGCCGGCGCCCTCGCCTCGCGCGACTACCAGGACGTCCACCACGACCCCGAACTCGCCCGGCAGAAGGGGTCGCCCGACATCTTCATGAACATCCTCACCACCAACGGCCTGGTCGGCCGCTACCTCACGGACCGGTTCGGGCCGACGACCGTGCTGCGCAAGGTGGCCATCCGCCTCGGGGCGCCCAACCACCCGGGCGACACGATGGTGTTGCGGGGCCGGGTCGAGGAGGTCGACGGGGACACCGTCGTGGTGCGGGTCACCGGGGACAACGGCGTCGGCCGTCATGTCACCGGCACGGTCACGCTCACGGTGCCGGCGGCGGGCGCGCGATGA
- a CDS encoding lipid-transfer protein produces the protein MSVRERDRLGGRAAVVGIGATEFSKDSGRSELRLAAEAVRAALDDAGLVPADVDGMVTFTMDTSPEITVAQACGMGELSFFSRVHYGGGAACATVQQAALAVAAGVADVVVCYRAFNERSGRRFGSGVQHREPSAEGAALGWSLPFGLLTPASWVAMAAQRYLYAYGLTAQEAFGPVAVTARRHAAANPAAYFHGRPITLADHAASRWIAEPLRLLDCCQETDGGQALVVTSVERARDLPHPPAVIAAAAQGAGRAQEQMTSFYRDDLTGLPEMSVVARQLWRTSGLAPADVDVGILYDHFTPFVLMQLEEFGFCAPGEAAAFVAEDRLPLNTHGGQLGEAYLHGMNGIAEAVRQLRGTSVNQVPGAARALVTAGTGVPTSGLVLTSDG, from the coding sequence ATGAGCGTGCGGGAGCGCGATCGGCTCGGCGGACGCGCCGCCGTCGTCGGGATCGGGGCGACGGAGTTCTCCAAGGACTCGGGGCGCAGCGAACTGCGGCTGGCGGCCGAGGCGGTACGGGCCGCACTGGACGACGCGGGGCTCGTGCCGGCCGACGTGGACGGCATGGTGACGTTCACGATGGACACCAGTCCCGAGATCACCGTGGCGCAGGCCTGCGGGATGGGCGAGCTGTCCTTCTTCTCGCGGGTCCACTACGGCGGCGGGGCGGCCTGCGCGACCGTGCAGCAGGCGGCGCTGGCCGTGGCGGCGGGCGTGGCCGACGTCGTCGTCTGCTACCGCGCCTTCAACGAGCGTTCGGGCCGCCGCTTCGGCTCGGGGGTGCAACACCGGGAGCCGTCGGCGGAGGGGGCGGCGCTCGGCTGGTCGCTGCCGTTCGGGCTGCTCACCCCCGCGTCCTGGGTGGCGATGGCGGCCCAGCGGTACCTGTACGCGTACGGGCTGACCGCACAGGAGGCCTTCGGCCCGGTGGCCGTCACGGCCCGTCGGCACGCGGCGGCCAACCCGGCCGCCTATTTCCACGGCCGGCCGATCACGCTCGCCGACCACGCGGCCTCCCGTTGGATCGCCGAACCCCTGCGGCTGCTGGACTGCTGCCAGGAGACCGACGGCGGTCAGGCCCTGGTCGTCACCTCGGTGGAGCGGGCCCGAGACCTGCCGCACCCGCCCGCCGTGATCGCCGCCGCGGCGCAGGGGGCGGGCCGGGCCCAGGAGCAGATGACCAGCTTCTACCGCGACGACCTGACGGGCCTGCCGGAGATGTCCGTGGTCGCCCGTCAGCTGTGGCGGACCTCGGGGCTGGCGCCGGCCGACGTCGACGTCGGCATCCTGTACGACCACTTCACCCCGTTCGTGCTGATGCAGCTGGAGGAGTTCGGCTTCTGCGCTCCGGGCGAGGCCGCGGCTTTCGTGGCGGAGGACCGGCTGCCGCTGAACACCCACGGCGGCCAGCTCGGCGAGGCCTACCTGCACGGGATGAACGGCATCGCGGAGGCCGTACGGCAGCTGCGGGGCACGTCCGTGAACCAGGTTCCGGGCGCCGCGCGGGCCCTGGTGACGGCGGGAACCGGCGTGCCGACCTCGGGCCTGGTACTGACCTCGGACGGCTGA
- a CDS encoding SigE family RNA polymerase sigma factor, giving the protein MTTLVCTSASNGRTRPAPYPSFASYVRARQPVLLRTARSLTANPNDAEDLLQTALAKTYVAWERIEDHRALDGYVRRALVNTRTSQWRKRKVDEFMCDELPEPEPVIGGDDPAEQQALHDAMWQAIMKLPARQRAMVVLRYYEDLSEAQTAEVLGVSVGTVKSAVSRALGKLREDPELGLVR; this is encoded by the coding sequence ATGACCACACTCGTCTGCACCAGCGCGTCGAACGGCAGGACGCGGCCCGCACCGTATCCGTCCTTCGCGTCGTACGTCAGAGCACGTCAGCCGGTGCTGCTGCGCACCGCCAGGTCGCTGACGGCGAACCCGAACGACGCGGAGGACCTGCTGCAGACCGCGCTCGCCAAGACGTACGTCGCGTGGGAGCGGATCGAGGACCACCGGGCGCTCGACGGCTATGTGCGCCGCGCCCTGGTGAACACGCGCACGTCGCAGTGGCGCAAGCGCAAGGTCGACGAGTTCATGTGCGACGAGCTGCCGGAGCCGGAGCCGGTCATCGGCGGGGACGACCCGGCCGAACAGCAGGCGCTGCACGACGCGATGTGGCAGGCGATCATGAAGCTGCCCGCGCGGCAGCGCGCGATGGTCGTCCTCAGGTACTACGAGGACCTCAGCGAGGCTCAGACGGCCGAGGTGCTCGGCGTCTCGGTGGGCACCGTGAAGTCGGCCGTGTCGCGGGCGCTCGGCAAGCTGCGCGAGGACCCTGAACTGGGGCTTGTGCGATAG
- a CDS encoding long-chain fatty acid--CoA ligase → MSPPWEDAVLSTMQDVPLLISRILTHGATIHGSSQVTTWTGEGEPHRRSFAEIGDRAAQLAHALRDDLGVSGDDRVATLMWNNAEHVEAYFAIPAMGAVLHTLNLRLPPEQLVWIVNHAADRVVIANGSLLPLLAPLLPHLRTVEHVVVSGPGDRSLLDGSHARVHEYEDLVADKSTVYDWPELDERQAASMCYTSGTTGDPKGVVYSHRSIYLHSMQVNMAQSMGLTDQDTSLVVVPQFHVNAWGLPHATFMTGVNMLMPDRFLQPAPLAEMIESEKPTHAAAVPTIWQGLLAELTAKPRDVSSLTQVTIGGSACPPSLMTAFDGLGMRVCHAWGMTETSPLGTIARPPAHAVGTDEEFGYRLTQGRFPAGVEARLTGPGGERLPWDGESAGELEVRGAWIAGAYYNGPDAEPLRPADKFSEDGWLKTGDVGTISPDGFLTLTDRAKDVIKSGGEWISSVDLENALMSHPDVTEAAVVAVPDDKWGERPLATVVLREGSTADFTSLRAFLAAEGGIARWQLPERWTIIEAVPKTSVGKFDKKVLRRQYAEGDLDVTRL, encoded by the coding sequence ATGTCGCCGCCCTGGGAGGACGCCGTGCTGAGCACCATGCAGGACGTACCGCTGCTGATCTCGAGGATCCTGACGCACGGGGCCACGATCCACGGCTCGTCACAGGTGACCACCTGGACGGGCGAGGGCGAGCCGCACCGCCGCTCCTTCGCCGAGATCGGCGACCGCGCCGCGCAGCTGGCGCACGCCCTGCGCGACGACCTCGGGGTGTCCGGCGACGACCGGGTCGCCACGCTCATGTGGAACAACGCCGAGCACGTCGAGGCCTACTTCGCGATCCCCGCGATGGGCGCCGTGCTGCACACCCTCAACCTGCGCCTGCCCCCCGAGCAGCTGGTGTGGATCGTCAACCACGCCGCCGACCGGGTGGTCATAGCCAACGGGTCGCTGCTGCCGCTGCTCGCCCCGCTGCTCCCGCACCTCAGGACGGTCGAGCACGTCGTCGTCTCCGGACCCGGCGACCGCTCCCTCCTCGACGGCTCCCACGCGCGCGTGCACGAGTACGAGGACCTCGTCGCGGACAAGTCCACCGTCTACGACTGGCCCGAGCTGGACGAACGCCAGGCCGCCTCCATGTGCTACACCTCGGGCACCACGGGCGACCCCAAGGGCGTCGTCTACAGCCACCGTTCGATCTACCTGCACTCGATGCAGGTCAACATGGCCCAGTCGATGGGCCTGACCGACCAGGACACCTCGCTCGTCGTCGTCCCGCAGTTCCACGTCAACGCCTGGGGCCTGCCGCACGCCACCTTCATGACCGGCGTGAACATGCTGATGCCGGACCGCTTCCTGCAGCCCGCGCCGCTCGCCGAGATGATCGAGAGCGAGAAGCCGACGCACGCGGCCGCCGTCCCCACCATCTGGCAGGGCCTGCTGGCCGAGCTCACCGCCAAGCCGCGGGACGTCTCCAGCCTCACCCAGGTCACCATCGGCGGCTCGGCCTGCCCGCCGTCCCTCATGACCGCCTTCGACGGGCTGGGCATGCGGGTCTGTCACGCCTGGGGCATGACGGAGACCTCCCCGCTCGGCACCATCGCCCGTCCGCCGGCCCACGCGGTCGGCACCGACGAGGAGTTCGGCTACCGCCTCACCCAGGGCCGCTTCCCGGCCGGCGTCGAGGCCCGGCTCACCGGCCCCGGCGGCGAACGCCTGCCCTGGGACGGCGAGTCCGCGGGCGAGCTGGAGGTGCGCGGCGCCTGGATCGCGGGCGCCTACTACAACGGCCCCGACGCCGAACCCCTGCGCCCCGCCGACAAGTTCAGCGAGGACGGCTGGCTCAAGACGGGTGACGTCGGCACCATCTCCCCCGACGGCTTCCTCACCCTCACCGACCGTGCGAAGGACGTCATCAAGTCCGGCGGCGAGTGGATCTCGTCGGTGGACCTGGAGAACGCGCTGATGTCCCACCCGGATGTCACCGAGGCCGCCGTCGTGGCCGTCCCGGACGACAAGTGGGGCGAGCGCCCGCTGGCCACCGTCGTCCTCAGGGAGGGCTCCACCGCCGACTTCACGTCCCTGCGCGCCTTCCTCGCCGCCGAGGGAGGCATCGCCAGGTGGCAGCTCCCCGAGCGCTGGACGATCATCGAGGCCGTCCCGAAGACGAGCGTCGGCAAGTTCGACAAGAAGGTGCTCCGCAGGCAGTACGCCGAGGGCGACCTGGACGTCACGCGCCTCTGA